TGAATGATGAACCTTAACAAATCATTGTGAGCGTTATGTTAAAATAtatttcctcctccccctcccctctgcctTCTGCTGCTCCTCCCAGCCCAATACCAGGTGACAGTTAAGACCAATGAGGCGTCAAGGAGATGTCAGCTGACAGGAAGTTACCTCCTCTTGCCAGAACGAGATGCCATATTGCTCCAGGACCTCCAGACTGGTGTGACCGTCAACTGCTGGCCCTACCACCTGCTACGACGCTTCGGACAGGTCAAGGTAaatggttagaggtcagggtgaaaggtcagaggtcagatccTCTACTGCTGGCCCTTCGACGGTTCGGACAGGTCAATGtaaagggttagaggtcagggtaaaaggtcagaggtcagatacTCTACTGCTGGCCCTACGACACTTCGGACAGGTCAATGtaaagggttagaggtcagggtgtAAGGTCAGATCCTCTATTGCTGGCCCTACCACCTCCTACGACGCTTTGGACAGGTCAGGTAAAGGTCAGGATTCCTAATTAGTCTGATTATTCAGTGGTAATGTCTAGTAGATTTCAGCTAGAGTTATGTTGTATCTATCATAATCATCAGAGTTGTGTTGTATCATAATCAGTGATTTAGTCCAATTTGTCACAAAAATGTGCTGCCGAAGGAACAGAGTTTGTTGCCTTTTGGCTTTACTGATCCATATTATGTGGTAAATGTGTGGTGATTGGTTGAAATTGTTTTTCCTCTTTTTTTAGTGCAGTGATCGGTCAATTTTCTCCAATAATATTGTGATGATTTGACTGTGATTGGTCCATCCTGGAGGGACTGAGTAaccttgtgttgtgtgtgtgattgacaggGGGGCTTCAGCATCGAGGCGGGCCGTCGCTGTAGCTCGGGAGAGGGTCAATTCACCTTCATGTCTAAGCACGCTCCTCAGATCTACAAGGCCATGGAAGATGCTCTTACTCtgcacagagagatggagaatgaaGACACCAAGACCTCTATCCAGCCTCCTAGCAACTCATCGTCTCCTCAACTTCCTCATTCTTCCACCTCTACTCACCTTCCAAATAACTCATCGTCTCCTCAACTTCCTCATTCTTCCACCTCTACTCACCTTCCAAATAACTCATCGTCTCCTCAACTTCCTCATTCTTCCACCTCTACTCACCCTCCACGTAACTCATCGTCTCCTCAGCTTCCTCATTCTTCCACCTCTACTCACCCTCCTATCAAACACAGAGTCCACACCCGCACCGACCTATCAGACAGACCCACTGCCCCTCCTCTACCAATGAGAAACAACCTCTTACACAGCCCTCCAATCATATCTCCTGTTACTGAACAGGTTCCGGGGTCTGAGCCAATGGCTGACTCTGATTGTGATCTGTATGCCACTATAGAGGACCACCTCCTCCCCAGAATGAAGCACCCGCCAGCCCCACTCAGGATGCAGCACAGCCTGCATCTctatgaggaggaagaggaggaggagaggtgtcacTCCCTGGATACCGTCGACCTGAACAAACTGAGGCtgggggtggggctgggggaggggtCTCCTTATTACAACCTGAGAAGGGGTATTActgggagggcagaggaggaggaggaggaggagagagagagggagagtatggTGGGTAGCTCACAGTGTATCTATGCTTTAGTGAACAAGCCCTCTGAGACACAACCACTGTCTCTGGCCTGGTCCCTGCCTCAACCCCAAACCCAGTCCCGGTCTATGCCAAACCTCTCCCGCCTGCAGGCCCAGGCCCAGCTACAGGGGGAAGAAGAGATGGGCTTGAGGGGCTCCATCACCCCCAACCAGGACCCTATCAGCTTTAAACAGAAGCTCTCTGACATCCTGGGTAAGGATCTGGCTAAGTTCCAGCAGCCCCTACCCCCCCTGGCCACAGTGACACCAAGAGGCAGCGAATACTAATGTCTACCGTTACTAAAAGACTTGTGACTGTTATACCAGCTCTATCAGGTCCATCAGAACTAGAAGACATGGGGAGGTGACTGTTATACCAGCTCTATCAGAACTAGAAGACATGGGGAGGGGACTGTTATACCAGCTCTATCAGAAATAGAAGACATGGGGAAGGGACTGTTATACCAGCTCTATCAGGTCCATCAGAACTAGAAGACATGGGGAGGGGACTGTTATACCAGCTCTATCAGAACTAGAAGACATGGGGAGGGGACTGTTATACCAGCTCTATCAGAAATAGAAGACATGGGGAGGGGACTGTTATACCAGCTCTATCAGGTCCATCAGAACTAGAAGACATGGGGACATGGGACTGTTATAGCAGCTCTATCAGAACTGGGGAGGGGAAGACATGGGGGGGGAGGTGACTGTTATACCAGCTCTATCAGAACTAGAAGACATGGGGAGGTGACTGTTATACCAGCTCTATCTGAACTAGAAGACATGGGGAGGTGACTGTTATACCAGCTCTATCAGAACTAGAAGACATGGGGAGGGGACTGTTATACCAGCTCTATCAGAACTAGAAGACATGGGGAGGGGACTGTTATACCAGCTCTATCAGAACTAGAAGACATGGGGAGGGGACTGTTATAccagctctatcagctctatcAGAACTAGAAGACATGGGGAGGTGACTGTTATACCAGCTCTATCAGAACTAGAAGACATGGGGAGGGGACTGTTATAccagctctatcagctctatcAGAACTAGAAGACATGGGGAGGGGACTGTTATACCAGCTCTATCAGAACTAGAAGACATGGGGAGGGGACTGTTATACCAGCTCTATCAGAACTAGAAGACATGGGGAGGGGACTGTTATACCAGCTCTATCAGAACTAGAAGACATGGGGAGGGGACTGTTATACCAGCTCTATCAGAACTAGAAGACATGAACTAGGGGGGGGGGACTGTTATACCAGCTCTATCAGAACTAGAAGACATGGGGAGGGGACTGTTATACCAGCTCTATCAGAACTAGAAGACATGGGGAGGGGACTGCTTATAGCAGCTCTATCAGAACTAGAAGACATGGGGAGGGGACTGTTATACCAGCTCTATCAGAACTAGAAGACATGGGGAGGGGGGGACTGTTATACCAGCTCTATCAGAACTAGAAGACATGGGGAGGGGACTGTTATACCAGCTCTATCAGAACTAGAAGACATGGGGAGGGGACTGTTATACCAGCTCTATCAGAACTAGAAGACAATGGGGAGGGGACTGTGAGTGCCTGAAGAACTGCCAGTATTAAAAGTGCACAATTGAATCAAAAGTGTTGTGTGTGCATTTGTAAATTgcatttatttcagcatttagcCTAGAAATCCCCCCAACCTCTCTACACCCCCTGGTCCCACTGAAGCTAAAAATACAGTGGCTGTAATTATCACTACCAGGACTCTATCCCTACCTAATCTCATATACCCAGAACAATATCATGTATGTTATGTTGTCTGTTCACAAGACATGCTACGAGAGAAGGAAACCAACCAGCATTATTCAAAATATAGGATTCCATCAAAAGTGTTGTGTGTGCATTTGTaaattgcatttttatttttCCATTTTTATTTCAACATTTACATATTATGGATGTATCTCTTGcattaaattaaaatatattgaAAACAACATATTGAGTTGACTAAAAGAAGGTGATACAtttatttcccatgccaatagagTCCTTGGAATGTACAGTGTTGAAGCTGTTGAAATGAGATCAGACAGAGTTAATTATTCTGGAATATTTAGAAAAAAAAACGTTCTAAATATTTATCTcccaaaaaacgttttttttttttttctcaatcaAAAACTATTCTTGGAAGAAAACAAATAACAATAGATTAATATCAAAGTatttttgtttatatatatatattttttttaaaattattattagaTATGCATGCCATCAAACCGTGAAACCAAGTGTTCCAGATGTATTTAGTCAATAAAGTGCTAGAAAAGAAGGAAGTGAAGTCCCGATGAGAAGTCATATTATCAGGCCTGGTTTAAACACACAATGAAGTCTTCAATATCACACAGTAAGCTAGCTCTTTTTATTTTACAGTGTTGATATCTAATAAATACATATGGTATGATGAAACATCCCTCCCTATGAGTAAAACATGTTGAAAATACAACATTTTCAACGTCTTGTGCTCACGGGGATATTCGTGGTCTTGACTAAATGTCGGCTAGACTACCGTTTTAATCTAACCCAGAACGTTATAAAACTTTTCCATATAAATTACAGTCAATTCGGGAaggaaagtaaaccaaattctgATGCCAATGTTTCCCAATGTTGCCCTGCTGCTTACCGAATTGGAATTACTTCCTGAATTTACAatgaaattgaccccaaccctggtgtccatttataataaataaatatggcaTGATGAGACAAGTGTTCTTGTCTAAATGTAACTGAGAGTAGGCCTAGACTACCGTCTCAATCTGAACCAGAATATCATTCAACATTTAGGTGGGCAACACGTAACACTCTATTTTGGTGTCCGTTATTGTCTTCTAAAACACAGACAGTTTATTTAAAATATTAAAGGATCCGTATGAAACCTTCTCCTAAAAGAGTTCCTGTTGTCACTCTAAATGGTCACCGTCTACCGGCCTGTCCGTCCTCAAAGTCACTGTAATGCGACGAATCTCCATCACTCCCGTTAGAAGTGTTAGACACCCTCTTATTCCCCGATCCTAGATCAGATTTAGGCGAAGACAGAATGATGAGGTGACCGACGGGGCCATTGTTCTCCTGTTCTCCGACCAGTCTCTTGTTCTTTGGCTGCGGGGAGGGGGAGTCCTGCAGGGTGTTGCTGATCCCAGTCATCCCGCCGCCACCCCGCAAgggctctggagagagagaccccaGAAGGTTCCTCCTATCCGGGATGAGGTGGTCTATGTCTGGTGAGGCGCATCCACTCCGCGACCCTCCCCGGACCTCTGGCTTCACCACCCCGGTGAGCAGCCCCGAAAGCTCCTGGATGTAGATCTGAGCCATCTGGAGAGTGTCATACTTGGACAATTTATTGTTATCGGACGGAATCACACTCCGCAACGTGTCAAACGCCTTGTTCAGCCCGTGCATCCTCCGTCTCTCCCGGGCGTTAGCCGCGACTCGCTGGTGTTTCTGCGGGCCCGGGTGGTGGCCCTGCTGCTTTCCGTTTCCAGGTACTGTATCCAGGTCCATCTCTATCGTGACACCACTGTCCCTTAGTTTACTCACCGACATGAGTTTCTCCAGTGAGATATCCATGGAGCCGCTGTGCACGTAATGGCCCGTATCTCTGGTTGAGTATAGAGACGGCCCTCTAGGAGATGGTACCCTGGTTCTGGATGCGAGAGGCTCCAGTTTAGACTGTTCCATCAGGGGGAAGTCCTCGCCTGTGTAGTCTGGCCAGCCGGACAGTTCTGTTTTTGCTGTCATAACGGCTACAGACATCCACGACTTGGTTGGAGAGGTATGGTGAGTTATTTTGCTCTTTCTTAGATAACCAATATTTGGAAAGCACTGGAACGTGTCTTGAATATTCAGCGGTAAGAGTCGGTTGAAGAGTTAGGAGGAGTTTCAGAGGGGGGAAGAAAAAGTgaactttaaaaataaaaaatccaccAAAACCAGGTTTGGACAGCGCTGCAAATGTGTCTATCTTCAATGACCAAGGACGACACCAACAGTTGACTCACTTGTGACGCAATCTCCTGTCTGTCACCTCTGGATCCTGGCCGATTCTTCACTACTATATCCCCGTCCACCCAACCCCGCCCAAGGAGGCACACAGGTTTGGATGGCACAGCCAATGGCGTGGGTTGCCTCTTCCCAACAAAAGAAAAGAATTGGGGTCAATCTTAACTTTCTTTTCCTGCAAATGTTGTGCATTGTTACTCAACCCTGATGTTGTTGATATTTGGCTTCACTTGGCATCCGAGGTCATTTATTATGCTGAAGACGTTTCGTTTGTGTCTTGGGAGAAAATAGTTTCTTTTTCATTTTAAAATAGTTTGTTTTCAAACGAATTAACTCTCACGACTGGTGTATTTGTGTTTATTCGATTCGAGAAAATATTGGGGGACTTTTAGGTGTCgtgaaaaataaacaaattatttattttgatcGAATACACATTTTCCTAAGCGCTACTTTTTAGAGTCTTGTCAGTTTCACCTATAAACATATGAATTATTCACATGAAGTCCGTAACTCCGTGAGGGTGGAGTACTCGTCTTGTCATCTCCTCATACTTCATCTGAATATTGATTTTCCTCTAGTTTGTGTTGCTGCCAACATCAGTTAAAAACGTCCTTATCCCTTAACAATGTATTTAGCGCAGATAGGCAACGGAATTGGCTCGGGAGATGCAGACTCATAGAGGGACAATTGGCATACATAGCAGAGTAATATATGTTGTAGTTTGTTCTCAAATAAACAGTAAAAATTGACAATCTCTGTGGATTATTTGCGTAATAAAAGTGGCCAGGTGGtaggcagagagatggacacaccTGTCTCCGTCACGGACCGGATCACTGATAACAGATATGTCTGACTGCAGGGCTGGTAGGTATAACCACAGCTATGAATCATTTAGTAGTTATAGGAGTCAATGCAGGGCTGGTAGGTATAACCACAGCTATGAATCATTTAGTAGTTATAGGAGTCAATGCAGGGCTGGTAGTTATAACCACAGCTATGAATAATTTAGTAGTTATTGGAGTCAATGCAGGGCTGGTAGGTATAACCACAGCTATGAATCATTTAGTAGTTATAGGAGTCAATGGTAGGGCTATGAATCTGGTTATAGGTATAACCACAGCTATGAATCATTTAGTAGTTATAGGAGTCAATGCAGGGCTGGTAGGTATAACCACAGCTATGAATAATTTAGTAGTTATAGGAGTCAATACAATGGGGCTGGTAGGTATAACCACAGGTATGAATCATTTAGTAGTTATTGGAGTCAATGCAGGGCTGGTAGGTATAACCACAGCTATGAATAATTTAGTAGTTATAGGAGTCAATACAGGGCTGGTAGGTATAACCACAGGTATGAATCATTTAGTAGTTATTGGAGTCAATGCAGGGCTGGTAGGTATAACCACAGCTATGAATAATTTAGTAGTTATAGGAGTCAATACAGGGCTGGTAGGTATAACCACAGGTATGAATCATTTAGTAGTTATTGGAGTCAATGCAGGGCTGGTAGGTATAACCACAGATATGAATCATTTAGTAGTTATAGGAGTCAATACAGGGCTGGTAGGTATAACCACAGGTATGAATCATTTAGTAGTTATAGGAG
This genomic stretch from Oncorhynchus tshawytscha isolate Ot180627B linkage group LG21, Otsh_v2.0, whole genome shotgun sequence harbors:
- the dok3 gene encoding docking protein 3 isoform X1, yielding MEVVFKEGMLYVKGNKFGKKTWRKTWIVLYPTSIFGIGRVEFHDILDGGHTTTKSKSTQCRRIVQLCDCLSVTLVPEESFAPALPNDDCRAFDLNTTQRRYILASENYHDWVGALCQLAFQKEPGHTETREKERGGGMGIPMEENELYATWKTAQYQVTVKTNEASRRCQLTGSYLLLPERDAILLQDLQTGVTVNCWPYHLLRRFGQVKGGFSIEAGRRCSSGEGQFTFMSKHAPQIYKAMEDALTLHREMENEDTKTSIQPPSNSSSPQLPHSSTSTHLPNNSSSPQLPHSSTSTHLPNNSSSPQLPHSSTSTHPPRNSSSPQLPHSSTSTHPPIKHRVHTRTDLSDRPTAPPLPMRNNLLHSPPIISPVTEQVPGSEPMADSDCDLYATIEDHLLPRMKHPPAPLRMQHSLHLYEEEEEEERCHSLDTVDLNKLRLGVGLGEGSPYYNLRRGITGRAEEEEEEERERESMVGSSQCIYALVNKPSETQPLSLAWSLPQPQTQSRSMPNLSRLQAQAQLQGEEEMGLRGSITPNQDPISFKQKLSDILGKDLAKFQQPLPPLATVTPRGSEY
- the dok3 gene encoding docking protein 3 isoform X2 — its product is MEVVFKEGMLYVKGNKFGKKTWRKTWIVLYPTSIFGIGRVEFHDILDGGHTTTKSKSTQCRRIVQLCDCLSVTLVPEESFAPALPNDDCRAFDLNTTQRRYILASENYHDWVGALCQLAFQKEPGHTETREKERGGGMGIPMEENELYATWKTAQYQVTVKTNEASRRCQLTGSYLLLPERDAILLQDLQTGVTVNCWPYHLLRRFGQVKGGFSIEAGRRCSSGEGQFTFMSKHAPQIYKAMEDALTLHREMENEDTKTSIQPPSNSSSPQLPHSSTSTHLPNNSSSPQLPHSSTSTHPPRNSSSPQLPHSSTSTHPPIKHRVHTRTDLSDRPTAPPLPMRNNLLHSPPIISPVTEQVPGSEPMADSDCDLYATIEDHLLPRMKHPPAPLRMQHSLHLYEEEEEEERCHSLDTVDLNKLRLGVGLGEGSPYYNLRRGITGRAEEEEEEERERESMVGSSQCIYALVNKPSETQPLSLAWSLPQPQTQSRSMPNLSRLQAQAQLQGEEEMGLRGSITPNQDPISFKQKLSDILGKDLAKFQQPLPPLATVTPRGSEY
- the LOC112235330 gene encoding protein atonal homolog 1-like, whose translation is MSVAVMTAKTELSGWPDYTGEDFPLMEQSKLEPLASRTRVPSPRGPSLYSTRDTGHYVHSGSMDISLEKLMSVSKLRDSGVTIEMDLDTVPGNGKQQGHHPGPQKHQRVAANARERRRMHGLNKAFDTLRSVIPSDNNKLSKYDTLQMAQIYIQELSGLLTGVVKPEVRGGSRSGCASPDIDHLIPDRRNLLGSLSPEPLRGGGGMTGISNTLQDSPSPQPKNKRLVGEQENNGPVGHLIILSSPKSDLGSGNKRVSNTSNGSDGDSSHYSDFEDGQAGRR